In the Helicobacter typhlonius genome, one interval contains:
- a CDS encoding NYN domain-containing protein: MKKVVVFIDWENLRLDIHNIQRTHKERKNITFNYNNVSNISFLIKQFIDIDKEEISKIFFYTALPLSDEEINKELSRYKKKNPEIFKKILEYNEHKNNSMGEIRQKIIDFVKHIAFEDYFAVRLGELKLSGFDSNGKPIINQKQVDMLLGLDISHIAYQKLADKAMVFCKDTDIIPALKCARTNGLEVVIASLKEGYKIADKLKKHSDIIREKSLLEVSNALKIQSSL; the protein is encoded by the coding sequence ATGAAAAAAGTAGTAGTTTTTATTGATTGGGAAAATCTACGTTTAGATATTCATAATATTCAACGAACGCACAAAGAACGAAAAAATATTACTTTCAACTATAACAATGTATCAAATATATCTTTTTTGATTAAGCAATTTATTGATATAGACAAAGAAGAAATCAGCAAAATATTCTTTTATACCGCTTTGCCACTATCAGATGAGGAGATTAATAAAGAATTAAGTAGATACAAGAAAAAGAATCCCGAAATATTTAAAAAAATCCTTGAATACAATGAACATAAAAACAACTCTATGGGCGAGATACGACAAAAGATTATTGATTTTGTAAAACATATTGCTTTTGAGGATTATTTTGCTGTGCGATTAGGAGAGCTAAAACTCTCTGGCTTTGATAGTAATGGCAAACCTATAATTAATCAAAAACAAGTAGATATGCTCTTAGGACTTGATATATCCCATATTGCCTATCAAAAATTAGCTGATAAAGCAATGGTATTTTGCAAAGATACAGATATTATCCCCGCTTTGAAATGCGCAAGAACAAATGGTTTGGAAGTAGTCATTGCAAGTCTCAAAGAGGGATATAAGATTGCAGATAAACTCAAAAAGCATAGTGATATTATAAGAGAAAAAAGTCTCCTTGAGGTTTCTAATGCTTTAAAAATCCAAAGCAGCTTATAA
- a CDS encoding Eco57I restriction-modification methylase domain-containing protein: protein MSVVESSKTLDIFLNNAYKHEHFQNFIIESFGKDIDIKTKQRTPYDKHNSIITAYSQMCENITLDSQSLSIYAFKTTSINAKITLHKEIAEIIKNQPEINAMLAVFYDESKEFRLSLVTQGFDYEKNKTTFSNLRRQSFTLGENTKTKTAKLQLQGFLDKEKTLKNLQEAFSTEPISKEFYRDYERLYKDLSQKLCQNQATLKILDNYEGLNGEKAVNAFVKKLLGRIVFLYFLQKKGWLGVAQNASYGEGDKNFLFSLFIKATQNNEFFYTKYLCPLFFETLNTERKNDYSPHFDCKIPFLNGGLFEEYRDKQGKGIERDFVLTQSLENTDFKAIFDVFENYNFTIEESTPDNQEIGIDPEMLGKVFENLIDYNKSSGAFYTPREIVHFMCKNVLTRTLQERILHDESHLTQDTESPHAHKDSLYNFIFYKQSDDFIAQNAKQLTQAITSLKILDPAIGSGAFPMGMLSEILEALHTLNPSLQKQDLARYKREIIEQQIYGIDIDADAIEIAKLRFWLSIAVDEDTPSPLPNLDFKFMQGNALIESINGIEIIPSDLNAPQHQKDLWGKTSNANASLFDKSQTHKLEALFLQYYEPNAQKAQLKAEILAIMKEAFDERIKQIDENIQSIKANPKSKPKERDKQQEKILQYESFKHDLNTLFKDYKEHNFHTDKLFLYRFFFAPIFAQGGFDIIIGNPPYIRQEKIPNKQSLLNAFQNFQLEKFKGKSYNLANSSADIFTYFYVKSLDLLKNEGFLSFITSNKWCRAGYGKNLREFILDFKLDSHYDFNGVKIFESAQVDTAITTLQYMPNKNYALCFLSFTKEDNDISEVIKNKQWLIPQDSLSTDSFIFTSPEITALKAKIEAIGTPLKDWDININYGIKTGYNEAFIIDSKKREEILNACDDSADSLKPFPLSEYDPNHALD, encoded by the coding sequence ATGAGTGTAGTAGAATCTTCAAAAACTTTAGATATTTTTCTTAATAACGCCTATAAGCACGAACATTTTCAAAACTTCATCATAGAATCTTTTGGAAAAGATATTGACATAAAAACCAAGCAACGCACTCCTTATGATAAGCATAATAGCATTATCACCGCCTATTCACAAATGTGTGAAAATATCACCCTAGATTCACAAAGTTTAAGCATCTATGCCTTTAAAACAACATCAATTAATGCCAAAATCACCCTCCATAAAGAAATCGCTGAAATCATCAAAAATCAACCAGAAATAAACGCAATGCTTGCAGTTTTTTATGATGAAAGCAAAGAATTTAGACTAAGTCTTGTAACACAAGGTTTTGATTATGAAAAAAACAAAACAACCTTTTCAAATCTCCGCCGACAAAGCTTCACACTAGGAGAAAATACAAAGACAAAAACAGCCAAATTACAACTTCAAGGATTTTTAGATAAAGAAAAAACTTTAAAAAATCTCCAAGAAGCTTTTAGCACAGAACCTATAAGTAAAGAATTTTATAGAGATTATGAAAGGCTTTATAAAGATTTATCGCAAAAATTATGTCAAAATCAAGCCACTTTAAAAATCTTAGATAATTATGAGGGTTTAAATGGAGAAAAAGCAGTCAATGCTTTTGTCAAAAAACTTCTAGGGCGCATTGTGTTTTTATACTTTTTGCAAAAAAAGGGTTGGCTAGGCGTAGCACAAAATGCTTCTTATGGAGAGGGCGATAAAAACTTTTTGTTTTCACTTTTTATCAAAGCCACGCAAAATAATGAATTTTTTTATACAAAATACCTTTGCCCTTTATTTTTTGAGACACTTAATACAGAGCGTAAAAATGACTATTCACCCCACTTTGATTGTAAGATTCCATTCCTTAATGGTGGGCTTTTTGAAGAGTATAGAGACAAGCAAGGTAAGGGCATAGAAAGAGATTTTGTCCTTACACAAAGCCTAGAAAATACTGATTTTAAAGCAATTTTTGATGTATTTGAAAACTATAATTTTACGATTGAAGAATCCACCCCAGATAATCAAGAAATCGGTATTGACCCAGAAATGCTAGGCAAAGTGTTTGAAAACCTCATTGATTATAATAAATCAAGTGGGGCTTTTTACACGCCTAGAGAAATTGTGCATTTTATGTGTAAAAATGTCCTAACCCGCACATTACAGGAGAGAATCTTGCACGATGAATCTCACCTCACACAAGATACAGAATCTCCACACGCACACAAAGATTCACTCTATAACTTTATTTTTTATAAACAAAGCGATGATTTTATTGCACAAAATGCGAAACAATTAACACAAGCTATCACATCGCTTAAAATCCTAGACCCAGCTATTGGAAGTGGTGCTTTCCCAATGGGAATGCTAAGCGAGATACTAGAAGCTCTGCACACACTCAACCCCTCTTTGCAAAAGCAAGACTTAGCAAGATATAAGCGCGAGATTATAGAGCAGCAAATCTATGGAATAGACATTGATGCTGATGCGATTGAGATAGCAAAACTCCGCTTTTGGCTCTCAATCGCCGTAGATGAGGATACACCTAGCCCACTTCCAAACCTTGACTTTAAATTTATGCAGGGCAATGCTCTTATAGAAAGCATTAATGGCATTGAAATTATTCCAAGTGATTTGAATGCACCACAACATCAAAAAGACCTTTGGGGGAAAACGAGCAATGCCAATGCGTCTTTATTTGATAAATCACAAACTCATAAGCTAGAAGCACTTTTTCTGCAATACTATGAGCCAAATGCACAAAAAGCACAACTCAAAGCAGAGATTTTAGCGATAATGAAAGAAGCCTTTGATGAGCGTATCAAGCAAATTGATGAGAATATTCAAAGCATAAAGGCAAATCCAAAATCTAAGCCAAAAGAAAGAGATAAACAGCAAGAAAAAATACTTCAATACGAATCTTTTAAACACGATTTAAACACACTCTTTAAAGATTATAAAGAACATAACTTCCACACCGACAAGCTTTTTTTATATCGCTTCTTTTTTGCACCCATTTTCGCACAAGGGGGCTTTGATATAATCATTGGCAATCCGCCGTATATTAGACAAGAAAAGATTCCTAATAAACAATCTCTACTTAATGCGTTTCAAAACTTTCAACTTGAAAAATTTAAAGGCAAATCCTACAACCTTGCCAATTCAAGCGCAGATATTTTCACTTACTTTTATGTTAAAAGTTTAGATTTATTAAAAAATGAAGGATTCTTAAGCTTTATTACAAGTAACAAATGGTGCAGAGCAGGATATGGAAAAAATTTAAGAGAGTTTATCCTTGATTTTAAACTTGATTCACATTATGATTTTAATGGTGTGAAAATCTTTGAATCCGCCCAAGTAGATACAGCTATCACTACTCTGCAATATATGCCAAACAAAAACTATGCTTTATGCTTTTTAAGTTTCACAAAAGAAGACAATGATATAAGCGAAGTAATTAAAAACAAACAATGGCTTATCCCCCAAGATTCCCTAAGCACGGATTCCTTTATTTTCACAAGCCCAGAAATTACAGCCCTTAAAGCTAAGATTGAAGCCATCGGCACACCGCTAAAGGATTGGGATATAAATATAAATTATGGTATCAAAACAGGCTATAATGAAGCCTTTATCATTGATTCTAAAAAGCGTGAGGAGATTTTAAATGCGTGTGATGATAGTGCAGATTCTCTAAAACCTTTTCCTTTGAGTGAGTATGACCCAAATCACGCATTAGATTAA
- a CDS encoding helicase-related protein, whose translation MQERGGYERFQSIRILVGLNVDSLIYELSQKGLDYTFQKDRFRTLWSQNQKEALEKEDYDKNVDDSILSLKVALESKQIQMRIVRDKNCHAKFYLFTQEPRQSHTGNINLYNGYLIVGSSNLTHNGLEKNYEVNLLSKDEADVSFALNEFERLWKDSIEISIEDINRCVKQSYLEILSPKDIYYKLLLTHFGKDFLVKDNEIPALFKDYIAYDYQIHAVQEGLQKLKKYNGFFLADVVGLGKTLIASVIAKKCRIDNLKGKILIVAPPSVKKSWKKHFDDINIANYEIYTHDSLHKIPKETREDIELIIIDESHNFRSSTSNRYKELENICKIPFNGAHKKIILLSATPQNNSPKDLANQVYLFCNRRNSLIEGLNNLEKFFSDLQTKFENSMKELKIINQNTNLSIQEKESAQNKEKKKLENIANTLRDKLLSHIMIRRTRGDIELLYKDDMKKQNLTFPKIEPPKDLLYDLDSNSHNLAKETIAFLSKKHNNIGTFSYVRYLIFPNLTQDGQEEFLSQYGEDEKSKGFYNDTAERLSVLIQKILFKRFDSSIDAFKATLENQITSHNALIAMFSEGTIALPKGYNSREKLYEAVLSDNDKDLQNLLEKKEDKFIHLQSHHFKNDFYQKLQNDRDALEKLLNAWENIQGDSKLDKLKDSLDKYLPQSQKIVIFTEAATTAKYLAKELIAYTILQIDASNREENEQKIKENFDANYPQEKQKDEFNIIITTDTLAEGINLHRANIIINYDTPYNSTRLMQRIGRINRIGTSFEKIHIYNFKPTHLADEIININSIASGKLQSFHYTLGEDSAIYDDEEIVGSKNLYSQIDKNNQETSKDSQYKKALQDFYKNHKDEFDRIEHLPLKSRTIIQSHQTQSFAYIRHISSHNHAHFYPYHIVPSQNLLQEPQTQECDFYEMADFLKAHLESCPLKNADMSVHYTHIQSAMQSYKQSLKSRNTPNPTKKELKPQEITAISKINSCQELDSQVKENLIDLIKNGHPQLTKETINIKAKNSADFAREVLVIKEKFAPNADLQTSKEQDYNTIDSATHTEPQIQISITTIHLTKGIK comes from the coding sequence TTGCAAGAAAGAGGAGGCTATGAGAGATTTCAAAGCATTCGCATTCTAGTGGGGCTTAATGTAGATAGCCTCATTTATGAGCTTTCACAAAAGGGCTTAGATTACACTTTTCAAAAGGATAGATTCCGCACGCTCTGGAGTCAAAATCAAAAAGAAGCACTAGAAAAAGAAGATTATGATAAAAATGTAGATGATTCTATCCTATCCCTAAAAGTCGCCTTAGAATCCAAACAGATTCAAATGCGCATTGTGCGCGATAAAAATTGCCACGCGAAATTCTATCTATTTACGCAAGAACCACGACAAAGCCATACAGGCAACATAAACCTTTATAATGGTTATCTTATCGTAGGCAGCTCCAATCTCACGCATAATGGCTTAGAGAAAAATTATGAAGTCAATCTCTTAAGCAAAGATGAAGCAGATGTAAGCTTTGCATTGAACGAATTTGAAAGACTATGGAAAGATTCCATAGAGATTAGCATAGAAGACATTAATAGATGTGTAAAACAAAGCTACCTAGAAATTTTAAGCCCAAAAGATATTTATTACAAGCTCCTTTTAACGCATTTTGGCAAAGACTTTTTGGTGAAAGATAATGAAATTCCCGCTCTTTTTAAGGACTATATCGCGTATGATTATCAAATACACGCCGTGCAGGAAGGATTGCAAAAGCTTAAAAAATACAATGGATTCTTTCTTGCAGATGTTGTTGGGCTTGGCAAAACACTTATCGCGTCTGTCATCGCTAAAAAATGCCGCATAGACAATCTTAAGGGCAAGATTCTCATTGTTGCTCCACCGAGCGTTAAGAAATCGTGGAAAAAACATTTTGATGATATAAATATTGCAAATTATGAAATTTATACTCACGATAGCTTGCATAAAATCCCAAAAGAAACAAGAGAGGATATAGAGCTTATAATTATTGATGAAAGTCATAATTTTCGCTCCAGCACTTCAAACCGCTACAAAGAGCTTGAAAATATTTGCAAGATTCCATTTAATGGCGCACATAAAAAAATTATTCTCCTCTCCGCCACTCCTCAAAATAACTCTCCAAAAGACTTAGCAAATCAAGTCTATCTTTTTTGCAATAGGCGAAATTCTCTCATTGAAGGCTTAAACAACTTAGAAAAATTTTTTAGCGACCTTCAAACAAAATTTGAAAACTCAATGAAAGAGCTAAAAATCATCAACCAAAACACAAATTTATCCATACAAGAAAAAGAATCTGCACAAAATAAAGAAAAGAAAAAACTAGAAAATATTGCCAACACCTTACGCGATAAGCTTTTGTCTCATATTATGATTCGCCGCACTAGAGGTGATATAGAGCTACTCTATAAAGATGATATGAAAAAGCAAAATCTCACTTTTCCAAAAATTGAACCCCCTAAAGATTTGCTTTATGATTTAGATTCTAACTCACATAATCTTGCAAAAGAAACAATTGCTTTTCTCTCAAAGAAACACAACAATATAGGCACTTTTTCCTATGTGCGTTATCTTATATTCCCAAATCTCACCCAAGATGGACAAGAGGAGTTTTTATCACAATATGGCGAAGATGAAAAAAGCAAAGGTTTTTATAATGACACAGCAGAGCGTTTGAGTGTGCTTATCCAAAAGATTCTATTTAAACGATTTGATTCAAGCATAGACGCATTTAAAGCCACACTTGAAAATCAAATCACATCTCACAATGCCCTTATTGCAATGTTTAGCGAGGGCACCATCGCACTCCCAAAGGGCTATAATTCAAGAGAAAAGCTATATGAGGCTGTATTATCAGATAATGATAAGGACTTGCAGAATCTCTTAGAGAAAAAGGAAGATAAATTCATACATTTACAATCTCATCATTTTAAGAATGATTTTTATCAAAAGCTACAAAATGATAGAGATGCCCTAGAAAAATTACTCAATGCGTGGGAGAATATACAAGGAGATTCTAAACTTGATAAACTCAAAGATTCTTTAGATAAATATCTACCACAATCACAAAAAATAGTGATTTTCACAGAAGCAGCGACAACCGCAAAATATCTTGCTAAAGAGCTTATTGCATATACAATTTTACAAATTGATGCAAGTAATCGTGAAGAAAACGAGCAAAAAATTAAAGAAAATTTTGACGCAAACTATCCTCAAGAGAAACAAAAAGATGAGTTTAATATCATCATTACAACCGATACATTAGCAGAAGGAATTAACCTTCATCGTGCAAATATTATTATTAATTATGACACGCCTTATAATTCCACAAGGCTAATGCAAAGAATAGGGCGCATTAATCGTATAGGCACGAGCTTTGAAAAAATCCATATTTATAATTTCAAGCCTACGCATTTAGCCGATGAGATTATCAATATAAACTCTATTGCCTCGGGCAAACTGCAAAGCTTTCACTATACATTAGGGGAAGATTCAGCAATTTATGATGATGAAGAGATTGTAGGGAGCAAAAATCTCTATTCTCAAATCGATAAAAACAATCAAGAAACAAGCAAAGATTCACAATACAAAAAAGCATTACAAGATTTCTACAAAAATCACAAAGATGAATTTGATAGGATAGAGCATCTCCCGCTTAAATCACGCACGATAATACAATCTCATCAAACTCAAAGTTTTGCTTATATTCGCCACATTTCTAGCCACAATCACGCACACTTTTATCCATATCATATTGTGCCAAGCCAAAACTTACTCCAAGAGCCACAAACACAAGAATGTGATTTTTATGAAATGGCAGACTTTTTGAAAGCACATTTAGAATCTTGTCCTCTCAAAAATGCAGATATGAGCGTGCATTATACGCATATCCAAAGTGCAATGCAATCCTATAAGCAATCTCTAAAATCCCGCAATACGCCTAATCCAACAAAAAAAGAGCTTAAACCACAAGAAATAACAGCTATCAGTAAAATTAATTCTTGCCAAGAATTAGATTCGCAAGTGAAGGAAAATCTTATTGATTTAATAAAAAACGGACACCCCCAGCTTACTAAAGAGACTATCAATATAAAGGCTAAAAATAGTGCGGATTTTGCAAGAGAAGTCCTTGTCATCAAAGAAAAATTTGCCCCAAATGCAGATTTGCAGACTAGCAAAGAGCAAGATTATAACACAATAGATTCTGCCACCCACACAGAACCTCAAATCCAAATTAGCATTACGACAATTCACTTAACAAAGGGGATAAAATGA
- the gatB gene encoding Asp-tRNA(Asn)/Glu-tRNA(Gln) amidotransferase subunit GatB gives MSAYETIIGLEVHVQLNTKTKIFCFCATSFGDEPNKNVCPTCLGLPGALPVLNREAVKKAISFGTAINATINQNSVFARKNYFYPDLPKAYQISQFEIPIVGRGSIEIECNNQTKTIGVTRAHLEEDAGKNIHENNYSKVDLNRACTPLLEIVSEPDMRSSDEAIAYLKKLHSIVRFLGISDANMQEGSFRCDANVSIRPKGDCKLYTRVEIKNLNSFKFIQKAIEYEVERQIEAWEEGKYQSEVVQETRLFDTAKGITRSMRGKEEAADYRYFPDPDLLPVFIDENLMREGVKIPEMPDEKRERYINTLGLKPYDAGVLTSSLELALYFESMLEEGASAKGALTWLTTELLGRLKGENTLQTCGVDSKTLATLVKRIEEGKISGKSGKEILDVLMEKGGDVDSLIDSMGLAQINDDGAIIAVIESVLSANADKVAEYKSGKDKLFGFFVGQVMKNSKGANPARVNELLKEKLG, from the coding sequence ATGTCAGCGTATGAAACGATTATCGGTTTAGAGGTGCATGTCCAACTCAATACCAAAACAAAAATTTTTTGCTTTTGCGCAACAAGCTTTGGTGATGAGCCTAACAAAAATGTTTGCCCCACTTGCTTAGGGCTACCCGGCGCACTCCCCGTGCTTAATCGCGAAGCGGTAAAAAAGGCGATTTCCTTTGGCACTGCGATTAATGCGACTATTAATCAAAACTCTGTCTTTGCACGCAAAAACTATTTTTACCCAGACTTGCCAAAAGCCTATCAAATCAGTCAATTTGAGATTCCTATCGTAGGACGAGGAAGTATTGAAATTGAATGTAATAACCAAACAAAAACTATCGGTGTAACGCGTGCGCACCTTGAAGAAGATGCAGGTAAAAATATCCACGAAAATAATTATTCAAAAGTAGATTTAAATCGTGCCTGCACGCCTCTACTAGAAATTGTGAGTGAGCCCGATATGCGAAGTTCCGATGAGGCAATAGCCTATCTTAAAAAGCTGCATTCTATTGTGCGATTTCTTGGCATAAGCGATGCAAATATGCAAGAAGGAAGCTTTAGATGTGATGCAAACGTTTCTATTCGCCCCAAAGGAGATTGCAAACTCTATACGCGTGTAGAGATTAAGAATCTTAACTCCTTTAAATTTATCCAAAAAGCGATTGAATATGAGGTAGAGAGACAAATTGAAGCTTGGGAAGAGGGAAAATATCAAAGCGAAGTTGTGCAAGAAACTCGTCTTTTTGACACTGCCAAAGGCATTACTCGTTCAATGCGTGGCAAGGAAGAGGCAGCTGATTATCGCTATTTCCCTGACCCTGACCTTTTGCCTGTTTTTATTGATGAGAATCTTATGCGTGAGGGAGTGAAGATTCCAGAAATGCCCGATGAAAAAAGGGAGCGATATATTAATACCTTAGGACTTAAGCCTTATGATGCAGGTGTGCTTACAAGTAGCCTTGAGCTTGCACTTTATTTTGAATCTATGCTTGAAGAAGGTGCGAGCGCAAAAGGTGCTCTTACTTGGCTTACTACAGAGCTTTTAGGGCGATTAAAGGGTGAAAATACACTGCAAACTTGTGGGGTGGATTCTAAAACTTTAGCCACACTTGTTAAACGCATTGAGGAGGGCAAAATCAGCGGAAAAAGTGGCAAAGAAATTTTAGATGTGCTTATGGAAAAAGGAGGCGATGTAGATAGCCTCATAGATTCTATGGGATTAGCCCAAATTAATGATGATGGCGCAATTATTGCAGTTATAGAATCTGTGTTAAGCGCTAATGCCGACAAGGTCGCGGAATACAAAAGTGGCAAAGACAAACTCTTTGGATTCTTTGTCGGGCAAGTGATGAAAAACTCTAAAGGCGCAAATCCAGCAAGGGTAAATGAGCTTTTAAAAGAAAAATTAGGGTAG
- a CDS encoding NAD(P)H-dependent glycerol-3-phosphate dehydrogenase, with protein sequence MNTITIFGGGAWGRALAFAFAEKNRVSIVSRRDISALLAPLNKNLVNNNHSPITQVSHSQALDSDYFVMAIATSALREWLHSVALPRDIKMLCASKGIEAGSGAFVSDIMEEYVPHKSIAYLCGPSFATEVVRSLPCALVIHSRNLILSREFGSLMPHFIKTYASPDVVGGEVAGSYKNVIAIAGGICDGLNFGANAKASLLARGLVEMSRFGEHFGAKMETFLGLSGAGDLFLTSNSTMSRNYRVGLGLAKGKAINEILKELGEVAEGVITAKAITEIGQRENIYTPIAREISLIIEGKSVKESLKSLMA encoded by the coding sequence ATGAATACAATCACTATTTTTGGTGGCGGTGCTTGGGGTAGGGCGTTAGCCTTTGCATTTGCTGAAAAAAATAGAGTTAGCATTGTTTCGAGGCGAGATATTAGCGCACTCCTCGCACCTCTTAATAAGAATCTTGTAAATAATAATCATTCACCCATTACGCAGGTAAGCCACAGCCAAGCATTAGATTCGGATTATTTTGTAATGGCTATTGCTACAAGTGCCTTGCGTGAATGGCTACATAGTGTCGCCTTGCCTCGTGATATAAAAATGCTCTGTGCAAGTAAGGGTATAGAAGCCGGCAGTGGTGCATTTGTGAGTGATATTATGGAAGAGTATGTGCCACACAAGAGCATCGCATACTTGTGTGGTCCTAGTTTTGCTACAGAGGTGGTGCGCTCCCTGCCTTGTGCGCTTGTGATACACTCGCGCAATCTTATCTTAAGTCGTGAGTTTGGCTCACTTATGCCACATTTTATCAAAACCTATGCAAGTCCTGATGTCGTGGGTGGCGAAGTTGCTGGGTCGTATAAGAATGTCATTGCCATAGCTGGTGGAATATGCGATGGCTTGAATTTTGGTGCAAATGCAAAGGCTTCGCTGCTTGCGCGAGGGCTTGTAGAAATGAGCCGATTTGGAGAGCATTTTGGTGCAAAAATGGAAACATTTTTGGGGCTTTCTGGTGCGGGAGATTTATTTCTCACATCAAATTCTACAATGTCGCGCAATTATCGTGTTGGACTTGGATTGGCGAAAGGAAAAGCAATTAATGAGATTCTCAAAGAGCTTGGTGAGGTGGCTGAAGGTGTGATTACTGCAAAAGCTATTACAGAGATAGGACAAAGGGAAAATATCTACACCCCAATAGCAAGGGAAATTAGTCTCATTATTGAAGGAAAAAGTGTGAAAGAAAGTTTGAAGTCTCTAATGGCGTAG
- a CDS encoding HU family DNA-binding protein: MNKAEFVELVKKVGNYSTKKDAEQAVSAFTEAISKALSKKQSVELVGFGKFETAIQKAKTGKVPGTSKTYKTAEKAVPKFRPGKGLKDLVAKAKK; the protein is encoded by the coding sequence ATGAACAAGGCAGAATTCGTGGAATTGGTTAAAAAAGTTGGCAATTACAGCACAAAAAAAGATGCTGAACAAGCAGTAAGCGCTTTTACAGAAGCTATTTCTAAGGCTCTTTCTAAAAAACAAAGCGTTGAACTTGTTGGTTTTGGTAAATTTGAAACAGCAATTCAAAAAGCTAAAACAGGCAAAGTTCCCGGCACATCAAAAACATACAAAACAGCAGAAAAAGCTGTTCCTAAATTTAGACCCGGAAAAGGCTTGAAAGACCTCGTAGCAAAGGCTAAAAAATAA
- the fliS gene encoding flagellar export chaperone FliS, with protein MYGNNAYSLYQQNSVSVESPVKLVEMLYEGILRFCAQAKRHMEAEDIEKKIYYINRTTDIFTELLNTLDYDKGGEVAVYLTGLYTHQIKLLTQANVANDPAKIDVVINVAKGLLEAWREINQDELVR; from the coding sequence ATGTATGGCAATAACGCTTATAGCCTCTATCAACAAAATTCAGTCTCTGTAGAATCTCCTGTTAAACTTGTAGAAATGCTCTATGAGGGAATCTTGCGATTTTGCGCCCAAGCGAAGCGACATATGGAAGCAGAGGATATTGAGAAAAAAATCTACTATATCAATCGCACGACAGATATATTTACAGAGCTTTTGAATACGCTTGATTACGATAAAGGCGGCGAAGTAGCAGTATATCTCACAGGGCTTTACACACACCAAATAAAGCTCCTTACACAGGCAAATGTGGCAAATGACCCCGCCAAAATTGATGTTGTCATAAATGTTGCTAAAGGGTTACTTGAGGCGTGGAGAGAGATTAACCAAGATGAATTGGTTCGATAA